Genomic DNA from Candidatus Bathyarchaeota archaeon:
CTGTTAAAGAAGCCCAAGATAAAGGCAAAGCATTATTACACCAGTTTATCCATAAAACTTCACCGTTAATATAAGCCATTCGCTCTATGCTTTGCACTACTGAAATAATAAGACCCGTATTAGAGTTTACATTTATTTTTAATAGATTGCTTTGGTAATATCCTGGTATACTTACTCTCATAAAATATGCGCCTTCTTTAATTCCATAATCTTTTTGCATAATAGCATCAACTGTATCGTAAAAGTTTGTCCAAAGAATTCTAGGGTTACCATAATAAGAGTTAAAGCCGGAAATGCTAAAGGTGAATTGATTTAAGCCTTTCGGAATATAAATAAGCTTTGCAGCTTTAAATTCCCCATTTTCATTAAATAATTCTATTCTAGCTGGAGTAGCATCTAAATTATTAATAGGCCAAGCATAAGATAGTTGATTATCTATGGGATCAAAAATTCCTTCAGTTTTAAATATTAATGTAGTCTCTATAGAAGCGCCTATAATTAAATTATATACGCTATCAATTATAACGCTATAATTAACAGGCAGCTCATAATAAAACGTGTAATAATCTTCTAGGTAACCTGTTGTGTAAACTTTTAATTTATATAAATCAGGTTTTAAGCCTATTGCTTGAATAGGAAAGATTGGGCCATTTCCCCATTGCATAAAACCTTCTGTTGAAACCCTAACGCTTGTATATGGTGGTGGAGGTTGAACCCCATAAATACTGCTTACAAGATTTCCTTTAGAATTATATATTTCAATTTTTATGGGGGCTCCTGGATGTTGCCATGGTTTAATAATTGGAGGCTTCTCCCAGTCTATAGAGTAAAATGTTAAATCTAAACCTCCAGCTTTTAAAAGTTTTATGCTTGCTGAGCTTGGAGAATTGCAGAAATAACCTATAGAACCTATAATATAATCTAGTTGAATGTAAATGGATGTTTCTCTACTTGCTAACTCTAAAATCTGCTGCGGAAAAGCAGTTGTTAAGGCTGGAGTTTGAATCGGGAAAATTTCTCGAAGCTCAGGTGAAGCTAATAATAAAGCGTTTAAAGCAATTATATCAGCGCTACCATTTATAAAAAGAATGTTTACTCTATAATTGCCTGGTAAAAGTCCTTTATCTCTAGCGTAAATCCAAGCCATTCTTTTAGATTCTTCGCTAACAAATCTATTCCATAAATCAAATCCGCGGACTTGAATTGTAAAACTGTTAACTCCAACTGGCACATATGAAATGTTAAAACCTGCCACTCTTCCTATAGAATCTAAAACTTCCACGTAAAGAAAGCCGCCAACTTGTGTAGGGGAAGGCATTGGCTTATGAATGAAACCGTCCATGAAATGTATTGTAAACTCGAAGTAACTAGTTTTTTGAAGGTCTAATTCAACTTTAACCATTAACGTTTCATTAGTAGCGTGAATGACTGGATAGTAGATTTGTGCATAACCTGAGACATGAGCTTTTACATAATAATCTCCAGAAGAAAGCCCAGCTGTATAATTAGCGTAATCTTGAGGTATATGACCGTCCCAACCAGATTCATACCTTAATGAAAATTTATAAATTGATGAAGAAGGTTCTAGTTCATCTCTAGGTTTAGTTTGAAGATGAAGACGATCAACAAGAATTAATGGTGTTTCCATTAAAACATTTTCATTTAAATCTGTTACTTCTATTCTTATAAACTTTTTTTTAGGTATAAATGGATGTGTATAATTAAAGGTGTAATCCCATACAGCTTCTTCACCTCTATGCTTTGAGTAAACAATTCCTGAGATTTCCAAGCTCTCCTTTACATATATATCAATATTTTCTAAAGATTGCCCAGCTTTAACAGAGACACCTTCAATAGTTGCAATTGAGTAACCTGCAGCTTGAATCGTAATATTATATGTGCCGGCTTCTAAACCATAAAGCACATATCTTCCTTTAGCTGTAGCATTAAAATATGCTTGAGCTTCAATAATTCTTCCATCTTCGCTAACGCCTTTAGCGTAAACTTTTCCTCCATAACCATTAGGAAGCAATATGGTTCCATCAAAATGCTGAGTAGAATCTAATGAAGCGCCATATAAGCTTGGTTTAGTTTTTCCCCCATATCTAACTACTCCAGATATATATGCTGGGTTAAGCCCAGCAGATACAACTAATGTTGGAAAATTTTCAGCTCCTATAGAAAAAACTTCATAACCTGAAGATGTATAAACTGTAATGAAGATTTTGAAGAAGTATCTGCCTGCTATCGAGGGAGAAGTTACATTAAATATCCTAATATACTGCGTTGCATTTGCAAGAAATTTACGCTCTTTAACGCTAGGGTTATTAGATACAATAGTTAACTTTCCTATTGAAAGCTTCCACCATCCTGGAGCTATAGGATCGTTAAATTGAGTTTTGCTTAAAGAAATGCTTTGAGGATTATAATCATTTGTAAAGCTTGTCCAAATAGAGGTTACGCTGTTTCCAATTTCAAATTCAGGAGGAATATATATAGCGATCGATTTATTTATTTGGGATATAGTATAAGATGGCTTGCTTGGGTTATGAAGCATATCGCTTTGATTTAAATTTGTTAATGTTACATTAAATAAAAGCTCTCCTTTAGCTTTAGTTAATATAATGCTTTTAGGATAATCTAAAATAACAGAATCTCCTTTAGGAAAGTCTTTCCCTAAAAGATGAGAAAATTTACCTGGAGAAACTGTCGCGTTATCAACTTCAAAAAGTTTAACAGGCTTTATATTTAATAAAAAAGATAAAATCATTAAAATATAGAATAATGCTTTAAAACATTTTATGAGTGAAGACATGGTTAATCCTTCTTCGCGGTTACTCTTTTCTAAGAGCTTCTATAGGATTAAGCTTGGCTGCTTTCCAAGCAGGATATAAACCAGCTAATATGCTTAATATAAAAGCAAGCAACCATATATAAAACATGTTTTTAACATAAAATATTGGTTTTATACCTGTGATTCCAAAAGGAATTACTTTAGCAAGCAAATGCGCTCCCATCATCCCTGTTGCCACCCCTAAAACCCCTCCAACCCCACCTATAATCATAGATTCAACTAAAAATAATAAAAGGATTATAGCGTTACTAAACCCTAATGCTTTTAACAATCCTATTTCACGTGTTCTCTCCATTACAGAGGTAAATAAAGTAGTTATAATGCCGATTGCTCCAACCAAAAGCGATACAAAAGCTATGCTAAATATATAAGCAGAAAAGGTTGATACAATATTATTTATTGTTTCAGCTATAGCTTTAGGTGATGTTACCCCTATATTATTACCATAAATACGCCTTATATTTTTTTCCACTTCTTCATTATATTTTGTATCCCTAGTGATTAAATATATGCCATCATATTCATTTCCTTTATCAAAAA
This window encodes:
- a CDS encoding carboxypeptidase regulatory-like domain-containing protein — its product is MSSLIKCFKALFYILMILSFLLNIKPVKLFEVDNATVSPGKFSHLLGKDFPKGDSVILDYPKSIILTKAKGELLFNVTLTNLNQSDMLHNPSKPSYTISQINKSIAIYIPPEFEIGNSVTSIWTSFTNDYNPQSISLSKTQFNDPIAPGWWKLSIGKLTIVSNNPSVKERKFLANATQYIRIFNVTSPSIAGRYFFKIFITVYTSSGYEVFSIGAENFPTLVVSAGLNPAYISGVVRYGGKTKPSLYGASLDSTQHFDGTILLPNGYGGKVYAKGVSEDGRIIEAQAYFNATAKGRYVLYGLEAGTYNITIQAAGYSIATIEGVSVKAGQSLENIDIYVKESLEISGIVYSKHRGEEAVWDYTFNYTHPFIPKKKFIRIEVTDLNENVLMETPLILVDRLHLQTKPRDELEPSSSIYKFSLRYESGWDGHIPQDYANYTAGLSSGDYYVKAHVSGYAQIYYPVIHATNETLMVKVELDLQKTSYFEFTIHFMDGFIHKPMPSPTQVGGFLYVEVLDSIGRVAGFNISYVPVGVNSFTIQVRGFDLWNRFVSEESKRMAWIYARDKGLLPGNYRVNILFINGSADIIALNALLLASPELREIFPIQTPALTTAFPQQILELASRETSIYIQLDYIIGSIGYFCNSPSSASIKLLKAGGLDLTFYSIDWEKPPIIKPWQHPGAPIKIEIYNSKGNLVSSIYGVQPPPPYTSVRVSTEGFMQWGNGPIFPIQAIGLKPDLYKLKVYTTGYLEDYYTFYYELPVNYSVIIDSVYNLIIGASIETTLIFKTEGIFDPIDNQLSYAWPINNLDATPARIELFNENGEFKAAKLIYIPKGLNQFTFSISGFNSYYGNPRILWTNFYDTVDAIMQKDYGIKEGAYFMRVSIPGYYQSNLLKINVNSNTGLIISVVQSIERMAYINGEVLWINWCNNALPLSWASLTAYSTDGFKEVYTVTIDGKYGLWVTAGKYDFGVYHPGLGSKYFETGLTISWGSINHINFIYD